From the Streptomyces nodosus genome, the window TCGGCGAGGAGGGTGCGGGGCAGCACCCCATGCCGCATCGCCATGACCATCTTGATGACACCGGCGACACCGGCGGCGGCCTGGGTGTGGCTGATGTTGGACTTCACCGAGCCGAGCAGCAGCGGCTTGTCCTCGTCGCGCTGCTGACCGTAGGTGGCGAGCAGCGCCTGCGCCTCGACGGGGTCGCCGAGGGTGGTGCCGGTGCCGTGCGCCTCGACGACGTCGATATCGCCCGCGGAGAGCCGGGCGTTGACGAGGGCCTGCTCGATGACGGCCTGCTGCGACGGGCCGTTGGGGGCGGTGAGCCCGTTGGAGGCGCCGTCCTGGTTGACGGCGGTGCCGCGGACCACGGCGAGGATCTCGCGGCCGTTGCGGATCGCGTCGGACAGCCGCTCCAGGACGAGGATGCCGACGCCCTCGGCCCAGCCGGTGCCGTCGGCGGTGTCGCCGAAGGAGCGGCAGCGGCCGTCGACGGACAGTCCGCCCTGGCGGCCCATCTCGATGAAGGTGCCGGGGCCCGACATGACGGTGACGCCGCCCGCGAGGGCGAGGGTGCACTCACCCGCGCGCAGCGCCTGGGTGGCGAGGTGGACGGCGACCAGGGAGGAGGAGCAGGCGGTGTCGACGGTGACCGCGGGACCGACCGTGCCGAAGGTGTACGAGATACGGCCGGACAGCACGCTGCCGGTGTTGCCGGTGAGCTGGAAGCCCTCGGCGCCGTCGGCGGGACCGACCCGGTAGTCCTGGGCCATGGCGCCGATGAAGACGCCGGTACGGCTGCCCTTGACGGAGGTGGGGTTGATGCCGGCGCGCTCGAACGCCTCCCAGGCGGACTCCAGGACGACCCGCTGCTGCGGGTCCATGGCGACCGCCTCGCGCGGCGAGATGCCGAAGAAGTCCGCGTCGAACTCGGGCGCGTCATGGAGGAATCCGCCCCGGGAGGTCGGCGAGGAGGCGAGCGCCTCCAGGTCCCAGCCGCGGTCGGTGGGGAACGGGGTGACGCCGTTCTCGCCGGCCTCCACCATCCGCCACAGGTCCTCGGGGCTGCTGACGCCGCCTGGGTAGCGGCAGGTCATACCGACGATGGCGATCGGTTCCTGGGACGCCGACTCCAGCTCGCCCACACGCCGCCGGGCGCGTCGCAGATCGGCCGTCGCAAGCTTGAGGTAATCCCGGAGCTTCTGTTCGTTGTCCATCTCAACCCATCCCGACGGCCGACGGCCGTACCGCATCGCCGAAATCTCTGCACCATGCCGCAGAACACCGACTCGCCACATGGCTCTCCCAGGCAGGAGAAGCCATGAGGCGAGTGTGGCCGGAGGTCCGGCAGGAAATCCCTAGTACTTGGAGGGGCTTTCGCCCGTTACCAGCTGTGTGCCAGCAGAAGGTCGTCGAGTTCGTTCTGCCGGGAAACGGACGCGAGGTCGGCGTCGACCATCATCCGCATGAGTTCCTGGAAATCGACGCTCGGCTTCCAGCCCAGCTGGGCCTGTGCCTTGGAGCTGTCGGCGCACAGCACCTCGACCTCGGCGGGCCGCACGAGGTCGGGGTCGACGACGACGTAGTCCTTCCAGTCGAGGCCCACGTGCTCGAAGGCGAAGCGGACCGCGTCGCGCACGGTGTGCATCTCCCCGGTGCCGATCACATAGTCGTCGGGGGCGTCCTGCTGGAGCATCAGATGCATGGCGCGGACGTAGTCGCCCGCGTAACCCCAGTCGCGGACCGCGTCCATGTTGCCGAGGGCCAGCTTGTCCTGGAGCCCCAGCTTGATGCGGGCGACCGCGAGGGAGATCTTGCGGGTCACGAACTCCTGGCCACGGCGGGGCGATTCATGGTTGAACAGCATCCCGGAGACCGCGTACATGCCGAAGGACTCACGGTAGTTGCGGGTGATGAAGTGACCGTACGCCTTGGCCGCGCCGTAGGGGCTGCGCGGGTGGAAGAGCGTGGTCTCCCGCTGCGGCGTCTCGGCGACCTTGCCGAACATCTCCGAGGAGGACGCCTGGTAGAAACGGATCTGGCCCTCGGTGCCCGCGGTGCGGGACATGCTCAGTCCGCTCACCATGCGGATGGCCTCCAGGACCCGCAGCACGCCCATGCCGTTCACCTCGGTGACCAGCTCGGCCTGCTGCCAGGACATCGGCACGAACGAGATCGCGCCGAGGTTGTACACCTCGTCCGGCTGTACCTTGTCGACCGCCGAGACCAGGCTGCCCTGGTCCATGAGGTCACCGTCGACGAAGGAGAGTTCGGAGGCGAGCCGGCTCACCCGGAACTTGCGTGGGTTGGCCTGGCCACGGATGAGACCCCACACCTGGTACCCCTGCGACAGCAGGTGCTCCGCCAGATAGGACCCGTCCTGGCCGGTAATTCCGGTGATCAGTGCGCGCTTGGGCATTCCATCCCCATCTCAGACCACGAAGAGACCGTCCAAACGCTGCGCTCGGTCGACGACCTGGCTTCGAGAAAGCTGTCCGGACGATAGACACCGGCACGCTCCCAAGCGACGGAAGTCAATGTCAACGTTTCTCGAACTTACTAGGGAATTCCCGGGCGGCCGACGCGACGGCGGCGAACACTAGGGAAATCCGGGTGCGGTGCGGGGTCCAATGGCCCCGTCGGTGCGCTGGCCGACTCCGTTCCAACGGGCGGCTGCGGGCCGCCGTCAACCGGGGTGTCATTCCGTGCTGTTGAGACTCATGCGCACACAACTGCGCCCCTATGCCGGGTCCGTTGTCGCTCTGGTCGTTTTGCATCTGGTGCAGATCCTCGGC encodes:
- a CDS encoding GDP-mannose 4,6-dehydratase, with protein sequence MPKRALITGITGQDGSYLAEHLLSQGYQVWGLIRGQANPRKFRVSRLASELSFVDGDLMDQGSLVSAVDKVQPDEVYNLGAISFVPMSWQQAELVTEVNGMGVLRVLEAIRMVSGLSMSRTAGTEGQIRFYQASSSEMFGKVAETPQRETTLFHPRSPYGAAKAYGHFITRNYRESFGMYAVSGMLFNHESPRRGQEFVTRKISLAVARIKLGLQDKLALGNMDAVRDWGYAGDYVRAMHLMLQQDAPDDYVIGTGEMHTVRDAVRFAFEHVGLDWKDYVVVDPDLVRPAEVEVLCADSSKAQAQLGWKPSVDFQELMRMMVDADLASVSRQNELDDLLLAHSW